The DNA region TAAAGATGTTTTCTCTCTGCTTATTGTTGTTCCTTCTGATTGTGTCCTGCCAAGTGATTACCCGATTTACCCCTAATATAAATTATACACTGTAGTATTTATATTAAGACATATGGTTGCTACTGTCCTTAAGTATTTCGTTACAAGGATGGAATCACATTGGCAATAGCTTTGTATTGGAAAATCATCAAGACTTATGTGAAATGTATCAAAGATTAAAGTTGATACAGTTCAGTTATGTTTAAGTGAATGTGAATGATATAGTTACTTGTATGGTTGGATCAAGGATGTTCATACTCTTCCTATATTTAGGATGAACCTGGGTTAAGAAGCACAAAATAAAGTAAAGGCCAGTTGTCTCTGTGttttttaaacatatttatacaTTTATACGTAATAATTTGGTTCCTTCTTTTGTGGATGAGTTTAATCACTTCAGCAAGCCAATTAGATAGTACTATATGGTTAGCCACCAGGATGCCTTTTGCTGATTCATAAATCTATGTTGGCAGCTGAAGATGAGAGTGATAAATTATTGCTGACAGCCAGAAAGATGAGAAGGGCAACAAGCACAGATTTCTTAATTTCTCTGGTTGGTGATGATTTTTCTAGAGCCAGCAACACTTATGTTGGAAAACTTAGGTAGGCAAGCCATCTCATACACCTTTTTTTTGAGAATCTATCACTATATTCTAATCTAACAAGATTGCATGTCTGTGATCAGATCTAATTTCCTGGGTACCAAGTTTACCATATATGACAGCCAATCTCCGAATGATGCTGCAATTCAGCATAGGAGTCGGCACAGTCGAAGATTTAATGCTAAGCAAGTTTCTCCAAAATTACCTGCTTATAACTACAGTGTGGCCACCATTTCCTATGAACTCAATGTTCTTCGCACAAGAGGTCCTAGAAGAATGCATTGCACGATGCTCTCTATTCCAGTCTCTTCTATTCAGGAGGGGGGCATTGCCCCAACCCCGACATCATTTCCTCAGTATGGTGAGGACAAGTCCTCAGTCCTAAAGGTTTCAATAGAAAAGGAGCCAGCTATATCTTTCGTCTCCCCGAACCTGACAACTTCACCGGTACCAACACATTCTGGAGAGGCTCTCGTTCTGAAAAACAAGGCCCCGAGGTGGCATGAACACTTACAATGCTGGTGCCTGAATTTCAAAGGCCGTGTAACAGTAGCATCTGTTAAAAACTTCCAGCTTGTGGCCCGTATTGATCCTCTGCTAAACATTCCTGCTGCAGAACAGGACAAGGTGATTTTGCAGTTTGGAAAGATTGGGAAAGACATTTTTACCATGGATTATCGCTACCCACTCTCTGCGTTTCAAGCTTTTGCGATCTGCTTGAGCAGCTTCGACACCAAACCGGCTTGTGAATGATGAGTCTTGGATGGTTTACGTACCTCAAGATCCTCGTCCAGCTTGCAGAGGCGCCATGAACGGACATGCATGATTCCGATTCAGAGAATTCAGAACCTTTACTGTGCAGGTAGTAAATTATAATTTAGAAGCTCAGATGGAAACTCTTGTTCTGAATTTATGGATCTTCATTTGAGTTATGATATTTGTTATGAATGTTGTCTATcggatgaaatatttaatcattCACCTCTTAGTCTAGGTGGTTTGTGTCTTCTAAATATGGGTAaatattattcaaattaaatatacaatTTAAATTGCAGCTGCAACTTGTATGCTCGTGAGACTATCAGTTAAAACCCCCATGAATGAAATGAGAGCAAATACCAAATCAACAAATCTAGTCTAAGACCACTGTTTGGCCGTCATGGATCAAAATCCTTCTACAAAATATTACATACATACACATGGTTACATCACCATATCACACTAATTAATATCTTCAATTCTCAATCTACTACAGCTAACCATATAAACAAGCCATTccctattattttttctttgcaCTTGATTTGGCAAAAAATTTCCCCAGAAATCTTGATGCTTTTGGAGGGTTTGTATCATTCCTTTGTGGGGTAGAGTCTATACTAGCAGCATCTGCTCCAGAGTTTTCTTCGGCGGTATCCTCTTTCAGAATCCGCAGCATTTCAGAGGCCATCGCAGCTGCTCTTCTGTTTCCGTTAACAGAGATGCAGACAAGGCCAGGGATAACACCCTCCTTCATGGCCAACTGACAGAATTCGACACGCTGAGAGCACAGCTTAAGGAGTACTGAAACTGCATACTCTTGATCCTCCCGATTGTCACTCTCAAGTACTTTGGCCATTGCAGCAATACAACCATCTGTGTAAGCAACAGCAACTCTAGCCTCTTCATTGTCACTCATGTTCCTCAAAATGACTATGCAGTGACTCACTAGGCTATCATCTTCGAAAAGTGGGACTAGTTTGGGCATCAGTTCTGAAGGGGTGATGAAAGAACCAACATCACCATTTGAAGACAGATTTCTCAATATCTTTAACGCTGGTTCCAGCAGTTCCTGAATCTGGCTGTCGAGTATGTTAAAGATGCCAACGAGAGCACCTGAAGCAGCAATTTTCTGACCACATTGTTGGCTGTTAGACAGTTCCTCCAATATGAAGAGAGCTTGCTTTGAGACCTCTGTATCAAGAAGCAATGCTAACTGACCATACTCGTCTTCCTTCAAATACGATACACTGTTACTGTAATGCCACAGAAGCAAAAGTAGATTAGAATCTGCAACTATCTCAAATAATTAGTACTTACTTCAAGAAAATATAGTAGAGATATATAATTACCTGTGCTTCTGCACCACCTCATACAATAGCTGACATCCTGTCATCTGTGCTTCCATGTCATGACGGTCGTAGGCGTCCTTTAAAAATCCATGGATTAGTCGGACAAACTTTCTTAACGGGATACCCACCAAATATTGTTCATTGTGTATCAGTTTCTTCAGGATATCATCAACTGCATTGCACTGAGAATCCCAGGGAAGTGTAgtgaatttggatagaaattcCCAATCAATTTCATGTGTTGATCTCACTTCGTTACTGATCATGGTGTTCGAGCAATCTGAACCGAGACTAGATCCCATTGACACATTGCTGTAATCCAGTGGAAGATTTAAACCAACCATAGAATTGGTCAGACTAGCAACGGAATTGATGGAATCCCAAGACCTAAGAAGTCCCTCATGCATCTTTGTCGGGTCGGGAACAGACACATTATGCATGGTAGACCACTTGATGATCAGATCCTTCATAGTGGTATTTGATGTGAGAGACAAATTAGATAGCTCCACATGAGTCTTGGGGCAAGTACAGTGACCTTCATCGAACCACTTTTGGATCCACATCCTTTCAAAAGTTTGCCCCGATGCAATGACGACAGGATCATACATTAACCTCGATGATAAAGGGCATAGGAATTCTTCTGGTGGCACAGGCCTGCTTAAGGTGTTGAtatgggattcattagacctataATCTGCACGGAGCTCCACATCCTCTGTTAAAAGATGCCGGTTTGGAATCGGGAAACGGTTACCATGCTCTGATGCAACATTGTCAGTTTGTGTTTCTGCTATAACCTTTCCATATTTTTTCAGTAGATTCAGGAAGAATATTAAGATCTTCCTCTTACTTGAATCCTTTTCACCAAATTTGTCAAGCAACTTTCGAATAGATCTTTTCTCGGTCAGTAGAGCCTTTTGTGATGAAATACGAAGACGGGAGGATACAGTACGAAGAGCAGCAAGTGCAGCTTCCTCTGTATAATCAACTGCTAAGCTGTGAATCAATTCCCGCAGAACCCTTCCAGCCTCCTCTTCGGATGGATCCAAAAAGAACGCAGCACTCCTGAGATCGGCTATCATTCCAGAAATCTGATTGAAAATAACAGAGACAAGACTTCATCAGCATTACTATGAAAATTTGCAATAAGAAAATTGTATTTTGTGTCCTATCATTATTTAGTGATGATTCCTCACCTTTGCAGCCAGCAAAACTGGGACCATAGATTGAAGTTGGCAGAGACTTCGCTCCAAtaaatttcttgattttttgcATCTGGACAATATTACATCTCCAGTAAGTGCCTGTAAGATTTTAGTAAATATTGAACATTAGAACATTGAGAAAAAGACAAGAATTTCATATCAACAGGACGGAAGAGACACATACCAGATAAAGTACACTTGACTCACTGCAGTACTGCATGAGAGACTTAGCTCTAACAATACCATCGGTTAACAAGCAAAGAGCCTCTATTCCTGAAGAGCATCGAGGGCGGGCTGCTTCTATTTCGGGAAAGTTCTTTGAAACTCGGACGACCACCTTAAATAATTCTGAATAGATTTGAGCATGCACCTGCAATCATATTTATATCCCAAGTCTTTAAGACACAGAATTTGGTGAACTACCTCATATTTGATTGTAGAAAATATGGTTTTTATGTAGAAACAGTTGGTGTATGAACTATTTGAAATTTGATTGAAGCATATAAAACTCGAGGCTTTTCTAAGATCAATATAGTGACAAAGACTCTGAATGCAACACTTTATCGGATAAGGGAAGAGCATGTTGAAACAGCAATCTCGGCAAAAATGGGGTATACTTTCCCTATTCTTGTTGCAAAATCAAAGTCTCCTTTCAAgatcaaaagaaagaaagaaaccgTAGAATACAAATTATAATTCGAAAAACTCCAAGATGTTCCATGGTGTGAGTAGCCTCTTAAAGGATTTTTAGTTAAACATAGTatctagaaaattaaaaaatgactcGAGAGTAGTAGTCGTACCTTGATGGTCTGAGTTTGCATGAGTTCTTGAACACTTTCGGCATGATTTCTCATTGAGGAAACAACtttcatgaaaaattaaaaacctTCCAGCTGCCAAAGGACATAATTATACTATTAGTTTGCTGATCCAAGTTATGTCTACCAATCAATTAACCTCTCAACATATAGTACTGTTATGATTACACAGACATTCAAGTCATAACAACTGTCTTAGAGTAACTAGAACGTTGAAATTTTAGCTTCCATCACCTGAATCAATGAGCCAAGTCTAAATTTTCATATTTAGCAAGGTATGAATCACTAGCATGTCAAATAATGCATTTTTTATGCTACATCACTTGTAAATCTTCAAACTTTTTCATATTTGAGCTAGCCTAAGCCTAACAACTAAGAAATGCAGTCTGTATCTCAAGAATCTATATATTGTACTCAAACTACAGCATCTGAAAAATTCTGATTTTGATCTTATAAAACCACAAGATTTCCATCAAGGTGCAATATCCTATTACAATAAAACAttacatattttaaataaataaaatgacacTGAAGCCGGGGCAAATCTATGTTATTAAagaggggcaattgccccacctCATGTTTTTCATCCCATGTATTTATATActcattttaaattaatttcttttaatcttTTACTAATTGCCCCtcctcaaaattttaaaattccacTTCATATGTAAATTTCCCCCCTTTCCTACAAATTCCTAGCTCCACCCCTGCACTGAAGCCGTCATCGACATACTAACAGCAAACGGAAAACAGAGCAACCAAATCCAAAATCCCTTACCCCCTATGACGTTCATGCCACACACAAAAAAGAATCGTTTTTCACCACAATTTTGCTACAAGCAGCAGCAGAATCTCAAAATATCTCAGATGATCAAAACCCCATGAACTTAATCTCTATCCGGAATCGGCCCAGAAGACTGAAAAcagtagaaaatgaaattacaatacGTTTGTTATtccgaaatggaaaaaaaatgcaaactttATGTGAAGAGTACAATGATAAGGTCGTGGATGTGTACATCAAACTATAAAGGCAGATGCACAATGGTTGAGGTGCTTGGACCACAACAATTAAAGCACCCACCAAGAAATTCTCATGGCAACCCAGTTTGACCCTACAGAATACAACCCAATCCAAAGGCAAGCACTGAACATGATGATATGtagatagggatgtcaattgggCCGGCCCGTCAGATTTCGGGCCAACCCTTCGGGTTAAGGATCAATCGgatgcgggctaatcgggttgtaatttctttcgggttataaaagctcagccctaaccctaaaagctcgggtttcgggctagttcagcgggttaatcgggttgctaccgataatattaacatgcgatcaatctaataaataatgattaaaattactaatatttatactatgtaaaacatttaattatgatatatttgaaatatatgcttaaactcaatcataaacatgatcaaatactaatatttgagatatttgtagaattttaatgtatgttttagaaatttaaatatatttttttaatttgaagtttttaatttatttatcaattattatattaataaaaatttaatatataatttgtatatttaatataaaattgaaagttattttttttagttaaaattaattaatgaaatgtcgaattaggagtaaaaaaatagaataatagaaattttatatcgggttttcgggtctggccctaatgggttccaggttaatcgggtgcgggctaatcgagttttgattttatcgggctagaaatttccaaccctaaccctataaatttgacgggctattcgggccagctcACGGGTTACGGGATACATTCACATCCATATAAGTAGGTCACTTTGTGTTTCTTTCAAAAATgaatgcagagagagagagggggggctTTTGGAATTAAAGcagagttaattaattaaggtcAAAACTGAAAAGCAGAAATCAAGAAGAaagatatagtagtactactccAAAGTAGGAGCATTAATATGGTGAATTATGGTTGTGGGAGTATGCTAATAATGGTAAGGTTGAACTTAGCCgaactttattttaaaatatgataaaaggCAAATGATTAGGAGTGTgtgcaataaattaaaaaaatatactagtactaagAGCTTCCACAATATGGGCGGACATTCCGACGGACAAGCCcaaggacatcccaaaaacacctcatccacgtcataaggacatctcactgcactgccacttcactaggacatcccactgcacaatagcaGACAAACACTAGGACATCCCGGCGGACaagcacaataataaaaattcacaaattcacaaatatgcaattatagaattaaaatttcaacacgaataatgacggagaaagtgcaataataattttattaaataaaaaaaatttaaatagtacaattaaaaaaaacgattcAAACAGAGTGCATGTTAATATGTCTTGAATCTGTATAGTTTGCCGCTAGCCGAACGGGCGACGCCCCTTACCTGGGGCCCGGGAAGGCGGagtgcaacgagccgtatatatagagttttgaaaaaaaatcgaaaatagcTAACGTCTGTCGAGTaaccacaatagcggacgagacGGCGGACGACCCGACGGACATCCGCACATGACCGCGGACGACCTCTCGCCCGTTGCGCTCGTCCGCCCCGATAGTGGACGTCCTGGACGGACGACCCGCtcgccggtcggacgtccgccgggacgacTGCTATAGTAGATGCTCTAAAATTTGCGGATTCAAGACATATAAACAGATTGTAATAGCTCACTGCAAACTGAACTTGATAATGTGGGGGGGGATTtgtttttctataaaaaaaatgatgttaTGTTATTGTCACTGatgataaaatcataaaatgatataCTGCACTACTGCTAATTGTGC from Salvia splendens isolate huo1 chromosome 9, SspV2, whole genome shotgun sequence includes:
- the LOC121746857 gene encoding tubby-like F-box protein 5, whose product is MSFKSIVRELRDGIGSMSRRGVEGKHWRSHTRSFVAPDVTLSEPIEQGQWANLPPELLLDIIRRVEESETAWPARAVVVSCASVCRSWRDVTKDIVKTPEECGRLTFPISLKQPGPRDAPVQCFIKRDRATSTYRLCFGLTLSEDESDKLLLTARKMRRATSTDFLISLVGDDFSRASNTYVGKLRSNFLGTKFTIYDSQSPNDAAIQHRSRHSRRFNAKQVSPKLPAYNYSVATISYELNVLRTRGPRRMHCTMLSIPVSSIQEGGIAPTPTSFPQYGEDKSSVLKVSIEKEPAISFVSPNLTTSPVPTHSGEALVLKNKAPRWHEHLQCWCLNFKGRVTVASVKNFQLVARIDPLLNIPAAEQDKVILQFGKIGKDIFTMDYRYPLSAFQAFAICLSSFDTKPACE
- the LOC121746856 gene encoding U-box domain-containing protein 5-like, which codes for MKVVSSMRNHAESVQELMQTQTIKVHAQIYSELFKVVVRVSKNFPEIEAARPRCSSGIEALCLLTDGIVRAKSLMQYCSESSVLYLALTGDVILSRCKKSRNLLERSLCQLQSMVPVLLAAKISGMIADLRSAAFFLDPSEEEAGRVLRELIHSLAVDYTEEAALAALRTVSSRLRISSQKALLTEKRSIRKLLDKFGEKDSSKRKILIFFLNLLKKYGKVIAETQTDNVASEHGNRFPIPNRHLLTEDVELRADYRSNESHINTLSRPVPPEEFLCPLSSRLMYDPVVIASGQTFERMWIQKWFDEGHCTCPKTHVELSNLSLTSNTTMKDLIIKWSTMHNVSVPDPTKMHEGLLRSWDSINSVASLTNSMVGLNLPLDYSNVSMGSSLGSDCSNTMISNEVRSTHEIDWEFLSKFTTLPWDSQCNAVDDILKKLIHNEQYLVGIPLRKFVRLIHGFLKDAYDRHDMEAQMTGCQLLYEVVQKHSNSVSYLKEDEYGQLALLLDTEVSKQALFILEELSNSQQCGQKIAASGALVGIFNILDSQIQELLEPALKILRNLSSNGDVGSFITPSELMPKLVPLFEDDSLVSHCIVILRNMSDNEEARVAVAYTDGCIAAMAKVLESDNREDQEYAVSVLLKLCSQRVEFCQLAMKEGVIPGLVCISVNGNRRAAAMASEMLRILKEDTAEENSGADAASIDSTPQRNDTNPPKASRFLGKFFAKSSAKKK